Proteins from a genomic interval of Oceanispirochaeta crateris:
- a CDS encoding efflux RND transporter permease subunit: protein MKQLNLREKILSRWARWSVKNWGKALLIVLGLTIIIAYGMTRLRMEMTFYSILPDKSNQVRDLQRIVEEFPAVSGILVVVDGRSILDPAEAERIVKNTIDSLIEEYSGEKYEPYVSGTTGRMDMSFFKEHGLMLTKMEDLKRQKRTYRNLNLVPLIRHINDDFEAEYSGNSDKLAEDETQAVGLFRGLDQLLQLINEATQGRKISDEDLHAALDAYMLGDEYIMSNDNKMGLMVVQPTFTINDLALLRAGVNTVESGAKHIASQHGVTAGITGFTVIGRDEMVSSEKGLAGSSIIAFVLILGLLIFVFRMFSVPFIAGIPLLTGILWAVGLSGYFLDRLNIMTAMYIVALLGLGIDYAIHLLSGYIQERDDGRDFETSVENSLIKSGSGILTGALTTSAAFFTLTIAKTGIMRELGVVAGLGILSELLVMILLIPPLLSFREYRMIKKGKTEKKLFSKVKIKSDAAAGIGRLIVKAPVTITVVMILTIVAFSFKVKDISLQKNILEMEAKGLESVQLNDEMAKEFGMAPDGLSIISDDLEEVRALTEKLEDLSSVKSVESLSEFYVRDSEYIERGNFIKSFITELDERSPLKTVNRVELLEELYRLEANLIELGDLAFLGNMNRLVYTLGELTGINMEGVKTKKTSFDSLFTSLENPAEPQEKEALDHFQNMLFDAMNHRVRTMAETGRVTLEMLPSNITDSMISEDGSSYLITINPTQSPWEGDFRDIYTAQIESVTDKATGTILAGDQLTIMAEQDGVRAAILALIVIFIIMVIDFRNIKLALLTMLPLMASFLTLFGFMGLTNIKFDFLNIIVVPLLIGIGIDDAVHINHRYLKEGKGKMELVIARTGTALLLTTLTTIFGFASFIPSVMRAMKSTGIVLTLAMTIAFLYSVLLHPAILIIVHEKWGWNLAPWRKK from the coding sequence ATGAAACAACTGAATCTGAGAGAAAAAATCCTGAGCCGGTGGGCCCGGTGGTCAGTAAAGAATTGGGGGAAGGCACTCCTTATTGTCTTAGGACTGACCATCATTATTGCTTATGGAATGACAAGACTCAGGATGGAAATGACCTTCTATTCCATCCTTCCGGACAAATCAAACCAGGTAAGGGATTTGCAGAGAATAGTCGAAGAGTTTCCTGCAGTTTCCGGAATTCTTGTAGTTGTTGATGGACGGTCCATTCTAGATCCTGCCGAGGCGGAAAGGATTGTAAAGAATACAATAGATAGCCTCATTGAGGAGTACTCAGGAGAAAAATACGAGCCCTATGTTTCTGGAACGACAGGACGAATGGATATGAGTTTCTTTAAAGAACATGGACTTATGCTCACAAAAATGGAAGATCTTAAACGCCAGAAAAGAACCTATAGAAATCTCAACCTCGTTCCGCTGATCAGACACATCAACGATGACTTTGAAGCTGAGTATTCTGGAAACAGTGATAAACTTGCAGAGGATGAGACACAAGCGGTGGGACTCTTTAGAGGGTTGGACCAGCTTTTACAGCTGATAAATGAAGCTACACAGGGTAGAAAAATCTCTGATGAGGATCTCCATGCTGCTCTGGATGCCTATATGCTGGGTGATGAATATATTATGAGCAACGACAATAAAATGGGTCTCATGGTTGTTCAGCCTACCTTTACTATCAACGATTTAGCCCTACTCCGGGCTGGGGTGAATACAGTAGAATCAGGAGCCAAACACATTGCTTCCCAGCATGGAGTTACAGCAGGAATAACCGGTTTCACAGTGATTGGCCGGGATGAAATGGTCAGCTCTGAAAAAGGACTTGCTGGGTCTTCCATCATTGCCTTTGTTTTAATTCTTGGACTTTTGATTTTTGTATTTAGGATGTTTTCTGTCCCTTTCATCGCAGGAATACCGCTTCTCACGGGAATACTCTGGGCAGTAGGCCTCAGCGGTTATTTCCTGGACCGCCTCAACATTATGACAGCCATGTATATTGTGGCTCTTCTGGGACTGGGAATCGATTATGCCATTCATTTGTTATCTGGATATATTCAGGAAAGAGACGATGGAAGAGATTTTGAAACATCCGTCGAAAACTCACTGATAAAAAGCGGCTCAGGGATACTAACTGGTGCATTAACAACTTCTGCCGCGTTTTTCACACTCACCATTGCTAAAACCGGCATCATGAGAGAACTGGGAGTCGTAGCCGGCCTGGGGATTTTAAGTGAACTCCTTGTTATGATTTTATTGATTCCTCCTTTGCTGTCTTTTAGAGAATACCGAATGATAAAAAAGGGGAAAACCGAAAAGAAACTGTTTTCAAAAGTAAAGATCAAGTCAGATGCCGCCGCAGGAATTGGGAGACTTATCGTTAAAGCTCCGGTAACAATCACAGTCGTCATGATCCTTACAATCGTAGCTTTCTCTTTCAAGGTTAAAGACATCAGTCTTCAGAAGAATATCCTGGAGATGGAAGCTAAAGGTCTCGAATCGGTACAGCTGAACGATGAGATGGCCAAAGAATTTGGAATGGCTCCGGATGGGCTATCAATTATAAGTGATGATCTGGAGGAAGTAAGAGCCTTAACAGAAAAACTCGAAGACCTCTCTTCTGTAAAATCAGTGGAATCATTATCAGAATTCTATGTACGGGACAGTGAATATATTGAAAGAGGAAATTTCATCAAATCCTTCATTACAGAGCTGGATGAACGATCACCCCTAAAGACAGTCAACCGGGTAGAACTACTGGAAGAACTCTACCGACTGGAAGCAAACCTGATAGAACTGGGAGATCTGGCCTTCCTGGGAAATATGAACCGCTTGGTATATACCCTGGGAGAGCTAACCGGGATCAACATGGAAGGAGTAAAAACAAAGAAAACCAGCTTTGACAGCCTCTTTACCTCCCTCGAAAATCCCGCGGAGCCTCAGGAAAAAGAGGCTCTTGACCACTTTCAGAATATGCTTTTCGATGCTATGAATCATCGTGTGAGAACCATGGCCGAAACCGGCAGAGTAACTCTAGAGATGCTGCCTTCTAATATCACAGACTCCATGATATCAGAAGATGGATCTTCCTATCTCATAACAATCAACCCGACCCAGAGCCCCTGGGAAGGAGATTTCCGTGATATTTATACCGCCCAGATAGAATCTGTAACAGACAAGGCCACAGGAACGATCCTCGCCGGAGACCAGCTGACCATCATGGCGGAACAAGATGGTGTCCGAGCAGCTATACTCGCCCTGATAGTTATCTTTATAATCATGGTCATCGATTTTAGAAATATAAAGCTAGCTCTTCTGACAATGCTCCCTCTCATGGCTTCCTTTTTGACTCTTTTTGGATTCATGGGTTTAACAAATATAAAATTTGATTTTTTAAACATTATCGTTGTCCCCCTCTTAATAGGAATAGGCATAGATGATGCGGTCCATATCAATCACAGATACCTTAAAGAGGGAAAAGGGAAAATGGAACTTGTCATAGCCCGAACAGGGACCGCTCTGTTACTGACGACCCTCACCACCATCTTCGGTTTTGCCTCCTTTATTCCCTCAGTGATGCGGGCCATGAAGAGTACGGGAATCGTGCTGACCCTGGCTATGACCATAGCTTTTCTGTATTCCGTATTGCTCCATCCGGCAATACTGATCATAGTTCATGAAAAATGGGGATGGAATCTGGCCCCTTGGAGGAAAAAATGA
- a CDS encoding outer membrane lipoprotein-sorting protein yields MSFLVMKTDRLKPIMVFMLVTLLTAFLPNSAAAQSADEIVKRADEALKGDRIYSTSRMTVYKSGKAQPVQEMEGYSMEKEGKSYSLSIYTAPNRMKGTANLMIEDDLWVRFGSTGRTRKLSSSAKKNSAGGTDFSYADMGDGGQGISEKYRARLLGDDTVEGEDCYKVELLAADSDAPYEKMVVFITKEGFRYLRIDYYEGNANIKSMTLHDFRTVGSKVYPFRQTMENHTKPSVTVVEVIKLEMDSSKVQDRLFTIGYLESIR; encoded by the coding sequence ATGAGCTTTTTAGTAATGAAAACGGATCGTTTGAAGCCCATCATGGTATTCATGCTTGTAACCCTTCTTACAGCTTTTTTACCCAATTCTGCTGCCGCCCAAAGTGCGGATGAAATCGTAAAAAGAGCTGATGAAGCCCTCAAGGGAGATCGTATTTATAGCACCAGCCGTATGACCGTGTACAAATCAGGTAAAGCACAGCCGGTTCAGGAAATGGAAGGATATTCCATGGAGAAAGAGGGAAAATCCTATTCTCTATCGATCTACACGGCCCCGAACAGGATGAAAGGAACGGCAAACTTAATGATAGAGGATGATCTGTGGGTTCGATTCGGCTCGACCGGGAGAACCCGGAAGTTGAGCAGTTCGGCCAAGAAGAACTCCGCGGGAGGTACCGATTTTTCCTATGCCGACATGGGAGATGGCGGACAGGGTATTTCCGAAAAATACAGGGCAAGACTCCTGGGAGATGACACAGTCGAAGGAGAAGACTGCTATAAGGTGGAACTCCTGGCTGCCGACTCTGATGCCCCCTATGAAAAGATGGTCGTCTTTATCACCAAAGAAGGATTCCGGTACCTGAGGATTGATTATTATGAAGGAAACGCCAACATCAAGAGCATGACTCTCCATGATTTCAGAACTGTTGGATCCAAGGTATACCCCTTCCGTCAGACCATGGAAAATCACACGAAGCCATCTGTAACAGTGGTTGAAGTCATCAAATTGGAAATGGATAGCTCCAAAGTCCAGGACAGACTTTTTACCATAGGCTACTTGGAAAGCATAAGGTGA
- a CDS encoding 4Fe-4S dicluster domain-containing protein, whose translation MAIKSIYGCIGCGTCVKTCPTDVIRLKDNGKAYIAYPEDCQICHLCRMYCPVDAITITPEKSIPVIVSWG comes from the coding sequence ATGGCTATCAAGAGTATATACGGATGTATAGGCTGTGGGACCTGCGTCAAAACCTGTCCTACAGATGTAATCAGGTTGAAAGACAATGGCAAAGCTTACATTGCTTATCCCGAAGACTGTCAGATCTGCCATCTATGCAGAATGTACTGTCCTGTAGATGCCATAACAATTACACCTGAAAAATCAATACCGGTAATCGTGTCATGGGGGTAA
- the tatC gene encoding twin-arginine translocase subunit TatC — protein sequence MASSISMKRTAEDRMPLLAHLMELRRGLIISAIALAGGFGIAIGLYDKIMAFLFEPLLQLAEGSGGNVLYITTLAEGFLVKLKISALAGFIISLPVHLFNLLYFIFPGLIKRERQILIITLICSFFFIVGGFFYSYYSIIPVSIVFLTGTGFIPENTGMLLSFGGNLFYILQFILMTLVVFQMPVLIEILLVLNVVQRKVLLKIGRYMVVLFFLISALLTPPDFVTQVGLALPMTGLFYLTLLVAKIFKFGE from the coding sequence ATGGCCAGCTCAATAAGCATGAAGAGAACAGCGGAAGACCGGATGCCCCTACTCGCTCATCTTATGGAGCTGCGACGCGGTCTTATCATTTCTGCCATAGCTCTGGCAGGAGGCTTCGGGATTGCCATCGGCCTGTATGACAAAATTATGGCCTTCCTTTTCGAACCTCTTTTGCAGTTGGCTGAAGGCAGTGGCGGTAATGTGCTGTACATTACTACCCTTGCAGAGGGATTTCTCGTCAAACTGAAAATATCAGCCTTGGCCGGATTTATCATTTCTCTGCCGGTACACCTGTTCAATCTCCTTTATTTCATCTTTCCAGGTCTTATAAAGAGAGAGCGGCAAATACTTATCATAACCTTGATATGCAGTTTTTTCTTTATTGTAGGGGGATTCTTTTACAGCTATTACAGCATAATACCCGTTTCTATCGTTTTTCTGACAGGAACTGGATTTATACCTGAAAATACAGGAATGCTACTGAGTTTCGGAGGGAATCTCTTTTACATTCTCCAGTTTATTTTAATGACCCTGGTTGTTTTTCAGATGCCCGTACTGATTGAGATTCTCCTCGTGTTGAATGTCGTTCAGAGAAAAGTACTGTTGAAAATTGGTCGTTATATGGTGGTACTATTTTTCCTGATTTCAGCACTTTTGACACCCCCGGACTTTGTGACACAGGTTGGTTTGGCACTGCCTATGACAGGCCTATTTTATCTGACCTTGCTGGTTGCAAAAATATTTAAATTTGGAGAATGA
- a CDS encoding TetR/AcrR family transcriptional regulator → MKETKEKILLKALQFLVENDYERVSLNSIADGIGITKGGIYHYFGSKEELFQECLRTVFSKMQNITMNSLKGDYSLEELLRGLFSFETYLNEFEKNTGIDFAGNYLNFSYLMFMGIKKFPAIKELITEIYRGMQKDLENLISHLQTEGDVRKEIDCRQLAFELVAMAEGVMLISEFTSDIDFTTIGESLVQSTLKRVQA, encoded by the coding sequence GTGAAAGAGACAAAAGAAAAGATCCTACTAAAAGCCCTACAGTTCCTGGTGGAAAATGACTATGAAAGAGTCTCCCTCAATTCTATTGCAGATGGCATAGGAATCACCAAGGGCGGCATCTATCATTACTTCGGTAGCAAGGAGGAACTCTTCCAGGAGTGTCTGCGGACTGTCTTTTCAAAAATGCAGAACATTACGATGAACTCACTCAAAGGAGATTACTCCCTGGAAGAACTGCTGCGGGGTCTATTTTCCTTTGAAACCTACCTGAATGAATTCGAAAAAAACACGGGGATAGACTTTGCCGGAAATTATCTAAATTTCAGCTACCTCATGTTTATGGGGATTAAGAAATTCCCTGCGATTAAGGAGTTGATTACCGAAATTTACAGGGGAATGCAAAAGGACCTAGAGAATTTAATTTCTCATTTACAAACAGAAGGTGATGTCCGTAAAGAGATTGATTGTCGGCAGCTGGCTTTTGAACTTGTTGCCATGGCAGAAGGTGTCATGCTGATTTCAGAATTTACAAGCGATATAGATTTCACAACCATTGGTGAGAGTCTTGTTCAGTCCACCCTGAAGAGAGTCCAGGCATAG
- a CDS encoding 4Fe-4S binding protein produces MLKKIRWYQIVRALMPIAYMLLLIEGVMSKNIIFMGVLMGSTLLGGAWFCGWFCPFGFAQEWIGKLGQLLRIPKIRIPLKAVRWLNLSRYILLGLSMTGLAAVLLLQSPYASFMGVVDRNMSYITQAAWVLMISFLTLSFIIDRPFCRFFCPEGARYGIVSLARLFTITRDETKCISCKKCDKACPSQIQISQHPDVRNAQCINCMECIAACPVKRTLKFGWAFKKYAKMNSPQES; encoded by the coding sequence ATGTTAAAAAAAATCCGCTGGTATCAAATCGTCAGGGCACTCATGCCCATTGCCTATATGCTCCTCCTGATCGAAGGGGTTATGAGTAAAAATATCATATTCATGGGAGTTCTCATGGGATCAACCCTGTTAGGAGGGGCCTGGTTCTGCGGTTGGTTCTGTCCCTTCGGCTTTGCCCAGGAGTGGATAGGTAAACTGGGGCAGCTCCTTAGAATTCCTAAAATCAGGATTCCTCTAAAGGCTGTTCGCTGGCTCAATTTGAGCAGGTATATACTTCTAGGTCTTTCAATGACCGGACTGGCAGCAGTTCTGCTGTTGCAGAGTCCCTATGCCTCATTCATGGGAGTAGTGGATCGAAATATGAGCTACATTACCCAGGCAGCATGGGTCCTCATGATTAGCTTTCTGACTCTTTCGTTCATCATAGACCGACCTTTTTGCCGCTTCTTTTGTCCCGAGGGAGCCCGTTACGGTATCGTCAGCCTGGCCAGGTTATTCACAATTACAAGAGATGAAACAAAATGTATTTCCTGTAAAAAATGTGATAAAGCCTGCCCCTCTCAGATACAAATATCCCAACACCCCGATGTCCGTAACGCACAGTGTATAAATTGTATGGAGTGTATAGCAGCTTGTCCTGTAAAAAGGACTTTAAAGTTCGGATGGGCTTTTAAAAAGTATGCAAAAATGAATTCACCCCAGGAAAGTTAA
- a CDS encoding FAD-dependent oxidoreductase, producing MNDKNGISRRQFLGLTGGVLGAAALASMGMNINWTKNNRELDPDKVDYKENETDVLVIGGGMTGLFAAVKGYDAGAKVLVVSKGRLGTSGQTPFAKGIMSYDSDTASLTLDEFTNKVSASALQTNNPVYTRQMAEHSKERVDELEEWGFFKSPLCYDSFNKPISERKIPVMERIMITHLIKENGRIAGAAGFSIDDAVIHVFKAKSVILCTGAGGFKPNGFPICDLTHDGSIMAYKIGAKITGKEWNDGHSGSTINPAACYDGWHGMFEQTPSTTGVEVHHDLGVDVNYKAYKLGNPVSMMPGRGDSVEVEGGPYIPAAFSMKDRQEGPPPGDKNGPPSGSKNGPPPGGKDGAPPGMAGSSSGGASAGMSIHKSEGLVPINEKGESNIPGLYAAGDALGSYMAGAIYTQIGSSLAGSAVQGTIVSQAAAEYSKTVQFQTISTRQINRIKEEILAPLKRDSGYSPAWVTQTLQGIMIPNFVLYIKKESILKGALAYIEELRNHHSPMLKAANLHELRLAHETSNMIINAEMKLKASIMRKESRCSHFRLDYPEVDYENWQAWINIYQGSDGEMKLEKQDFDKWPAQ from the coding sequence ATGAATGACAAGAATGGAATATCCAGACGACAGTTTTTAGGTCTCACCGGCGGAGTTCTCGGAGCAGCCGCACTGGCATCTATGGGAATGAATATCAATTGGACAAAAAACAATAGAGAACTGGATCCCGATAAAGTGGATTACAAGGAAAATGAAACAGATGTCCTTGTCATTGGCGGCGGCATGACAGGTCTCTTCGCTGCCGTGAAAGGGTATGATGCAGGGGCAAAAGTTTTGGTAGTATCCAAAGGACGCCTGGGAACATCGGGACAAACCCCTTTTGCCAAGGGAATCATGTCCTACGATTCTGACACAGCAAGCCTCACTCTGGACGAGTTTACAAACAAGGTTTCTGCTTCAGCACTGCAAACAAACAATCCAGTCTATACGAGACAAATGGCTGAACATTCAAAAGAGAGAGTAGATGAACTTGAAGAATGGGGATTCTTTAAATCTCCTCTTTGTTACGATTCCTTCAACAAGCCTATTTCCGAGAGGAAAATTCCTGTAATGGAAAGGATCATGATTACCCACCTGATCAAGGAAAACGGGCGCATAGCAGGAGCCGCAGGATTCAGCATAGACGATGCCGTTATACACGTATTTAAGGCAAAATCTGTCATACTCTGTACAGGTGCAGGAGGGTTCAAACCCAATGGTTTCCCCATCTGTGACCTGACACATGACGGCTCGATCATGGCCTACAAAATCGGCGCTAAAATAACCGGAAAAGAGTGGAACGATGGTCATAGCGGTTCAACAATAAACCCCGCCGCCTGTTATGACGGATGGCATGGTATGTTTGAGCAAACCCCCTCGACAACTGGAGTTGAGGTTCACCATGATCTGGGAGTAGATGTAAACTACAAGGCCTATAAACTGGGAAATCCTGTCTCCATGATGCCCGGCAGAGGAGACTCAGTGGAAGTAGAAGGCGGACCGTATATACCGGCTGCATTCTCGATGAAAGACAGACAAGAAGGACCTCCTCCCGGAGATAAAAACGGACCTCCTTCAGGCAGTAAAAACGGGCCTCCTCCTGGAGGTAAAGACGGAGCCCCTCCCGGGATGGCAGGATCTTCTTCCGGGGGAGCCTCTGCTGGGATGTCCATTCATAAATCAGAGGGACTGGTTCCTATCAATGAGAAGGGAGAATCCAATATTCCTGGTTTATATGCAGCAGGAGATGCATTGGGCTCCTATATGGCCGGAGCTATCTATACCCAAATAGGATCATCACTGGCAGGGTCGGCAGTCCAGGGCACAATCGTTTCCCAAGCGGCAGCAGAATACTCTAAAACAGTGCAGTTTCAAACGATTTCTACAAGGCAGATTAACAGGATCAAAGAAGAAATTCTGGCTCCCTTGAAAAGGGACTCCGGTTACAGTCCTGCCTGGGTAACCCAGACACTGCAGGGTATTATGATCCCCAACTTTGTTCTTTATATCAAAAAGGAAAGCATCCTCAAAGGAGCTCTGGCTTATATTGAAGAACTCCGGAATCACCACAGCCCCATGCTCAAAGCAGCCAATCTACATGAACTCAGACTGGCTCACGAAACATCCAACATGATCATCAATGCCGAAATGAAGCTCAAGGCATCGATCATGCGCAAAGAGAGCCGTTGCTCTCACTTTCGTTTGGATTATCCTGAGGTCGATTACGAAAACTGGCAGGCCTGGATCAATATTTATCAAGGGAGTGACGGAGAAATGAAGTTAGAAAAACAGGACTTTGACAAATGGCCAGCTCAATAA
- a CDS encoding cold-shock protein produces MLTGTVKWFNPTKGFGFIEQESGEDMFVHKNEVQGNINEGDKVEFEIGSGPKGPCAVNVRRV; encoded by the coding sequence ATGTTAACAGGAACCGTGAAATGGTTTAATCCCACAAAAGGATTTGGTTTTATCGAACAGGAAAGTGGAGAGGACATGTTTGTTCATAAGAATGAAGTCCAGGGCAACATCAATGAAGGTGATAAAGTAGAATTTGAAATCGGTTCAGGACCCAAAGGTCCCTGCGCTGTGAATGTAAGAAGAGTTTAA
- a CDS encoding Sec-independent protein translocase subunit TatA/TatB yields MIGTTEVLVVSGVVVLLFGASALPKFARNIGKARLEFERGMQETRDLKSQVAGETETKA; encoded by the coding sequence ATGATTGGAACAACAGAAGTCTTAGTCGTCAGCGGAGTAGTCGTCTTACTTTTTGGAGCTTCAGCTCTGCCAAAATTTGCAAGGAATATTGGAAAAGCCCGTCTTGAATTTGAACGGGGAATGCAAGAAACCCGGGACCTGAAAAGTCAAGTTGCCGGTGAAACAGAAACCAAAGCTTAA